From one Odontesthes bonariensis isolate fOdoBon6 chromosome 14, fOdoBon6.hap1, whole genome shotgun sequence genomic stretch:
- the zfyve9a gene encoding zinc finger FYVE domain-containing protein 9 isoform X2, with protein MENYFQAEAFNLDKVLDEFEQNEDETDTPILSDAKWTQILAPPAHMLSLNPALAHTDLSPRESPLPFKALPDSSSSASPGADPKRHPGPEPPSWAEERPADVHSPPLPQPNIGKLVGTDDLSPPPVPACSAVENGCPGSPQLDGLSENTSSPADIHPGPSDQQIKPGETPASAGEEASTVAHSHFTFEVGLGQKQNPSGNIDPDHSVTTQNRESLKEESSEAVLQDFGPERQTVNSKEEQGESVNGTKVVQVGCDLEENGVSLPGRVGDEESERRCGPEVQEAQLLRITSLHNGVEQESGNSSTLPENNEEEGFSPSPVPSKEDSVTEEKEMEESKQETGDGGAGASGSVQPKVGNNRLQPVSVPYGGARPKQPVSLKLQIPQPLSGQVQNQLGPSAASKNKNLENHCRKGTPSEPSPSGTDQGAVSVNGDHSPSRMPSESPDNDLQAGQQGALCRRAASSLGEVAPVWVPDSQAPVCMKCDVKFTFTKRRHHCRACGKVFCAACCSLKCKLVYMERKEARVCVTCHSALTSAQTWETPATASNQSPNPNNPAEYCSTIPPLQQAQASGVLSSPPPTVMVPVGVLKQPGNDGSLTREQRRVWFADGVLPNGDTTDSSKPSTSSPAPSQSNSNKSSTSESSEAAHTPAAPVGSPVGSSVSLIPEDGLPPILISTGVKGDYAVEERPSEIVLMQQLEEGGPDPLVFVLNANLLAMVKLVNYVNRKCWYVTTKGMHAVGQAEVVILLQCLPDEKTIPKDVFTHFVQLYQEALIGNVLSHLSHSFFTQSFLGSKEHGGFLYISPSFQSLQDLLLPNPPYLFGILIQKWETPWAKVFPIRLMLRLGAEYRFYPCPLFSVRFRKPLFGETGHTIMNLLADFRNYQYTLPVVKGLVVDMEVRKTSIKIPSNRYSELMKAMNKSNEHVLAMGACFNDQADSHLVCVQNDDGNYQTQAISIHHQPRKGADADTLLASRTSFVSSPTGFYVQRDVFTGACFFVFSGALKASSGFLAKTSIVEDGVMIQITAETMDSLRQALRDMKDFTITCGKADQEENQELVHIQWTEDDHNFNKGVISPIDGKSMECITSVKIFHGSEFKANGKVIRWTEVFFLQSEDQPSGLSDPADHSRLTENVARAFCMALCPHLKLLKEDGMAKLGLRVTLDSDQVGYLAGSNGQPLLPQYLSDLDSALIPVIHSGACQLSEGPVVMELVFYILEIIS; from the exons ATGGAGAATTATTTCCAGGCCGAGGCCTTCAACCTGGACAAGGTACTGGACGAGTTCGAGCAGAACGAAG ATGAGACCGACACGCCAATTCTCTCAGATGCCAAGTGGACTCAGATCTTGGCCCCACCTGCCCACATGCTTTCTCTGAACCCTGCGCTGGCCCACACAGACCTCAGCCCCCGGGAGAGTCCTCTTCCCTTTAAGGCCCTCCCCGACTCTTCCTCCAGTGCCTCTCCTGGAGCTGACCCCAAAAGACACCCCGGGCCCGAACCTCCATCCTGGGCAGAGGAGAGGCCGGCAGACGTCCACAGCCCACCCCTCCCTCAGCCCAACATCGGCAAGCTGGTGGGCACCGACGACCTCTCGCCTCCTCCCGTGCCGGCCTGCAGCGCTGTGGAGAACGGCTGCCCCGGCAGCCCACAGCTGGATGGGCTCAGTGAGAACACAAGCTCCCCTGCAGACATCCATCCTGGTCCCTCTGACCAGCAGATTAAACCTGGAGAGACGCCTGCCTCAGCTGGAGAAGAAGCTTCCACTGTCGCTCACTCTCACTTTACCTTTGAAGTGGGATTAGGACAGAAACAAAACCCCTCTGGAAACATAGATCCAGATCATTCAGTTACAACACAAAACCGAGAAAGTCTTAAAGAAGAGAGCAGTGAAGCCGTCTTACAGGACTTTGGTCCAGAAAGGCAAACTGTAAACTCAAAAGAGGAGCAGGGAGAAAGTGTGAATGGGACTAAAGTTGTTCAGGTTGGGTGTGATTTGGAAGAGAATGGTGTGTCCCTTCCTGGCAGGGTTGGGGATGAGGAAAGTGAAAGGAGATGTGGTCCAGAAGTGCAGGAGGCCCAGCTTCTCAGAATAACTAGCCTTCATAATGGTGTGGAGCAGGAGAGCGGGAACAGCTCCACACTTCCAGAGAACAATGAGGAGGAGGGCTTTTCGCCGTCTCCCGTCCCCTCTAAAGAGGACTCTGTGACCGAGGAGAAAGAAATGGAGGAAAGCAAGCAGGAGACAGGTGACGGAGGAGCAGGGGCGTCAGGTAGCGTCCAACCAAAAGTCGGCAACAACCGTCTTCAGCCGGTCAGTGTTCCGTACGGAGGGGCACGACCAAAACAACCAGTCAGCCTCAAGCTCCAGATTCCACAGCCGCTGTCAGGCCAGGTCCAAAACCAGCTCGGCCCATCTGCGGCCAGCAAGAACAAGAACCTGGAGAACCACTGTCGGAAAGGCACGCCATCTGAACCATCGCCCAGTGGGACTGATCAGGGCGCAGTCAGTGTGAACGGAGACCACTCTCCCTCACGGATGCCCTCAGAAAGCCCAGACAACGACCTCCAGGCAGGCCAGCAGGGTGCTCTGTGCAGGAGGGCCGCCAGCTCGCTGGGAGAGGTCGCCCCTGTGTGGGTGCCGGACTCGCAGGCTCCCGTCTGCATGAAATGTGACGTCAAGTTCACCTTCACCAAGAGGAGGCACCACTGCAGGGCCTGTGGCAAG GTGTTTTGTGCAGCGTGTTGCAGCTTGAAGTGTAAGCTCGTGTATATGGAGAGGAAGGAGGCTCGTGTGTGTGTCACCTGTCATTCTGCCCTGACAAGTG CTCAAACGTGGGAGACACCAGCGACTGCAAGCAATCAGAGTCCAAACCCCAACAACCCAGCAGAGTACTGCTCCACCATCCCCCCTCTGCAGCAGGCTCAGGCCTCTGGGGTGCTTAGCTCACCCCCTCCCACCGTCATGGTGCCCGTGGGGGTCCTGAAGCAGCCTGGCAATGATG GGTCCCTCACAAGAGAGCAGAGGAGGGTGTGGTTTGCTGATGGGGTCCTACCCAACGGGGACACAACAGACTCCTCCAAACCTTCAACTTCCAGCCCAGCTCCGTCTCAGTCGAATTCAAATAAATCCTCCACATCTGAATCCTCAGAG GCAGCCCATACCCCTGCTGCCCCGGTGGGCAGCCCCGTGGGCAGCTCTGTCAGTCTGATCCCGGAGGACGGGCTCCCTCCCATCCTCATCTCCACCGGAGTCAAAGGAG ATTACGCAGTGGAGGAAAGGCCGTCGGAGATCGTCCTCATGCAGCAGCTAGAAGAGGGGGGTCCGGACCCGCTGGTCTTCGTGCTCAACGCTAATCTGCTCGCCATGGTCAAACTTGTGAACT ACGTGAACAGGAAGTGCTGGTACGTGACGACGAAGGGCATGCACGCCGTCGGACAGGCGGAGGTCGTCATTCTGCTCCAGTGTCTACCCGACGAGAAGACCATCCCGAAGGACGTCTTCACACACTTTGTGCAGCTCTACCAGGAGGCCCTCATTG GCAACGTGCTGAGCCACCTGAGTCACTCGTTCTTCACACAGAGCTTCCTGGGCAGCAAGGAGCACGGTGGCTTCCTCTACATCAGCCCTTCCTTCCAGTCGCTGCAGGACCTGCTGCTGCCCAACCCGCCCTACCTCTTCGGCATCCTCATTCAGAAGTGGGAGACGCCATGGGCAAAGGTCTTCCCCATTCGTCTCATGCTGCGGCTCGGAGCAGAGTACCGAT TTTATCCGTGTCCACTGTTCAGCGTTCGCTTCCGGAAACCTCTCTTCGGAGAGACCGGTCACACCATCATGAATTTGCTTGCA GACTTCCGTAACTACCAGTATACTCTGCCGGTGGTGAAAGGTCTGGTTGTGGACATGGAGGTGAGGAAGACGAGCATCAAGATCCCCAGCAATCGCTACAGCGAG CTGATGAAGGCCATGAACAAGTCCAACGAGCACGTGCTCGCCATGGGGGCGTGTTTCAACGACCAGGCCGACTCCCATTTAGTGTGCGTCCAGAACGATGACGGGAACTACCAGACGCAGGCCATCAGCATCCACCACCAGCCACGAAAAGGTGCTGATGCAGACACACTCCTCGCATCCAGGACCTCTTTTGTCTCTTCTCCAACTGGGTTTTATGTCCAACGTGATGTCT TTACCGGAGCCTGCTTCTTTGTGTTCAGTGGTGCTTTGAAAGCCTCGTCTGGCTTCTTAGCCAAGACCAGCATTGTGGAAG acGGTGTGATGATCCAGATCACAGCCGAGACCATGGACTCTCTACGGCAAGCCCTGAGGGACATGAAGGACTTCACCATCACGTGCGGTAAAGCCGACCAGGAGGAGAACCAGGAGCTGGTCCACATCCAGTGGACGGAGGACGACCACAACTTCAACAAGGG CGTCATCAGCCCAATTGACGGTAAATCCATGGAGTGCATCACCAGCGTGAAGATCTTCCACGGCTCGGAGTTCAAAGCAAACGGCAAAGTCATCCGCTGGACTGAG GTGTTCTTCCTCCAGAGCGAAGACCAACCCAGCGGCCTGAGCGACCCGGCCGACCACAGCCGGCTGACGGAGAACGTGGCGAGAGCTTTCTGCATGGCTCTGTGTCCAcacctgaagctgctgaaggagGACGGCATGGCCAAACTGGGCCTGAGGGTCACTCTGGACTCTGACCAG GTGGGTTACCTGGCAGGAAGCAACGGCCAGCCTCTCCTGCCTCAGTATCTGAGCGACCTGGACAGCGCTCTGATTCCCGTCATCCACAGCGGGGCGTGCCAGCTGAGCGAGGGCCCGGTGGTCATGGAGCTGGTCTTCTACATCCTGGAGATCATCTCCTAG